A window from Amblyomma americanum isolate KBUSLIRL-KWMA chromosome 7, ASM5285725v1, whole genome shotgun sequence encodes these proteins:
- the LOC144098279 gene encoding uncharacterized protein LOC144098279 isoform X2 → MSAELSLQGDDFTRQMWHMYNTFEDVVVGGTPADHQASDGSQPRTADDAAAAGPVAGPSVAAPRAPKPVRISSSPDVRRDSSSPAASPGARRKKRPMSQRCPYAACGSQQQRALSSGNPLLDTIGSMTYDPCCESDDYYDLASVYLQRRQARQHSDGESIAYAGSIDSGYKSLCPTPEIPDYEAEAKPVGKRLAAATEGSHKPTQEELDADLDHLMQLRQSLLTAIARCESPVSPKSPRVGSAGDKTVRFSTEKLTSAPSCKAPGTRAKPILKDPLCANLRASLERPDSGGTLEEEIDSLLCGGKPDYYDLDARFPPSTYVTMVEDKYRSNAGYSVAKVKCLKDKCQESSKDHNHATLTGEPSRRSQSHGRQQLQQPVALPQALGAHHPPAATEQAAVRVVSTETALPPVPTPRCSAPQPATGALSAKPSSPKPTLMRSAKSRFNEVAKCMLEIIEDLQHKKLLEPRPSKAAPVPCKQPAVAAAPQQPLRDTHIGGGSKPAGQSQQRPLSDSEYHVYEEVLYDFVSAAGSVVSDLPRPPPPLPARPSEPGHRPKQRSNLYSLVRNQEERRNISKSLEQEWTGDRARLEDEYGFRSVTNS, encoded by the exons GCGGAGCTCAGCCTGCAAGGGGATGACTTCACCCGGCAGATGTGGCACATGTACAACACCTTCGAGGACGTGGTCGTGGGAGGGACGCCGGCTGACCACCAGGCCAGCGACGGCAGCCAGCCGCGCACCGCCGACGACGCTGCCGCGGCGGGACCTGTCGCCGGCCCTTCGGTTGCGGCCCCGCGAGCCCCCAAGCCCGTTCGCATCTCGTCTTCGCCCGACGTGCGACGCGACTCGTCATCGCCGGCGGCGTCGCCCGGCGCCCGACGGAAGAAGAGGCCCATGTCTCAACGCTGCCCGTACGCGGCCTGCGGCAGTCAGCAGCAGCGAGCCCTGTCTTCCGGCAATCCGCTGCTGGACACCATAGGCTCCATGACTTACGACCCGTGCTGCGAGTCGGACGACTATTACGACCTCGCCAGCGTGTACCTTCAGCGGCGCCAGGCACGCCAACACAGCGACGGCGAGTCCATCGCTTACGCAGGCTCCATCGACAGCGGCTACAAGAGCCTCTGCCCGACGCCCGAGATACCGGACTACGAGGCAGAAGCGAAGCCCGTCGGGAAGAGACTGGCTGCTGCTACAGAGGGGAGCCACAAGCCGACTCAGGAAGAGCTGGACGCTGACCTCGACCACCTGATGCAGCTGCGCCAATCCCTGCTGACGGCCATCGCCCGTTGCGAGTCGCCGGTGAGCCCCAAGAGCCCCCGAGTTGGCTCGGCGGGCGACAAGACGGTGAGGTTCAGCACCGAGAAGCTGACCTCGGCGCCATCGTGCAAGGCACCCGGAACCCGGGCCAAACCCATCCTCAAGGACCCGCTGTGCGCCAATCTGCGCGCCAGTCTCGAGCGCCCCGATAGCGGCGGAACGCTGGAAGAGGAGATCGACAGCCTCCTCTGCGGTGGCAAGCCTGACTACTACGACCTCGACGCCCGCTTCCCGCCGTCCACGTACGTCACCATGGTCGAGGACAAGTATCGATCCAACGCCGGCTACAGTGTAGCCAAGGTGAAGTGCTTGAAAG ACAAGTGTCAGGAGTCCTCCAAAGACCACAACCACGCAACGTTGACAGGGGAGCCCAGCCGCCGGTCGCAGAGCCACGgcaggcagcagctgcagcagccggTGGCCTTGCCGCAGGCGTTGGGCGCACATCACCCTCCCGCGGCCACGGAGCAAGCTGCTGTCCGGGTCGTCTCAACGGAGACTGCTCTCCCCCCTGTGCCTACGCCGCGGTGCTCGGCACCTCAGCCGGCAACCGGAGCCCTGAGCGCGAAGCCCAGTTCTCCCAAGCCCACGCTGATGCGCTCAGCCAAATCACGCTTCAACGAGGTGGCCAAGTGCATGCTCGAGATAATCGAGGACTTGCAGCACAAAAAGCTGCTCGAGCCTCGGCCCAGCAAGGCTGCTCCCGTGCCTTGCAAGCAGCCCGCGGTCGCCGCAGCCCCCCAGCAGCCGCTTCGGGACACCCACATCGGCGGCGGCTCCAAGCCAGCAGGCCAGAGCCAGCAGAGGCCCCTCTCGGATTCCGAGTACCACGTCTACGAGGAGGTGCTGTACGACTTCGTCAGCGCTGCCGGAAGCGTCGTGTCGGACCTGCCGCGGCCACCGCCTCCGCTGCCGGCGAGGCCCAGCGAACCGGGACACCGGCCCAAGCAGAGGAGCAACCTGTACTCGCTGGTGCGCAACCAGGAGGAGAGGCGCAACATATCCAAGTCTCTGGAGCAGGAGTGGACCGGGGACAGAGCGCGGCTGGAGGACGAGTACGGTTTCCGCTCCGTGACCAACTCGTAA
- the LOC144098279 gene encoding uncharacterized protein LOC144098279 isoform X1, producing MDDLLHKLRRSIAELSLQGDDFTRQMWHMYNTFEDVVVGGTPADHQASDGSQPRTADDAAAAGPVAGPSVAAPRAPKPVRISSSPDVRRDSSSPAASPGARRKKRPMSQRCPYAACGSQQQRALSSGNPLLDTIGSMTYDPCCESDDYYDLASVYLQRRQARQHSDGESIAYAGSIDSGYKSLCPTPEIPDYEAEAKPVGKRLAAATEGSHKPTQEELDADLDHLMQLRQSLLTAIARCESPVSPKSPRVGSAGDKTVRFSTEKLTSAPSCKAPGTRAKPILKDPLCANLRASLERPDSGGTLEEEIDSLLCGGKPDYYDLDARFPPSTYVTMVEDKYRSNAGYSVAKVKCLKDKCQESSKDHNHATLTGEPSRRSQSHGRQQLQQPVALPQALGAHHPPAATEQAAVRVVSTETALPPVPTPRCSAPQPATGALSAKPSSPKPTLMRSAKSRFNEVAKCMLEIIEDLQHKKLLEPRPSKAAPVPCKQPAVAAAPQQPLRDTHIGGGSKPAGQSQQRPLSDSEYHVYEEVLYDFVSAAGSVVSDLPRPPPPLPARPSEPGHRPKQRSNLYSLVRNQEERRNISKSLEQEWTGDRARLEDEYGFRSVTNS from the exons GCGGAGCTCAGCCTGCAAGGGGATGACTTCACCCGGCAGATGTGGCACATGTACAACACCTTCGAGGACGTGGTCGTGGGAGGGACGCCGGCTGACCACCAGGCCAGCGACGGCAGCCAGCCGCGCACCGCCGACGACGCTGCCGCGGCGGGACCTGTCGCCGGCCCTTCGGTTGCGGCCCCGCGAGCCCCCAAGCCCGTTCGCATCTCGTCTTCGCCCGACGTGCGACGCGACTCGTCATCGCCGGCGGCGTCGCCCGGCGCCCGACGGAAGAAGAGGCCCATGTCTCAACGCTGCCCGTACGCGGCCTGCGGCAGTCAGCAGCAGCGAGCCCTGTCTTCCGGCAATCCGCTGCTGGACACCATAGGCTCCATGACTTACGACCCGTGCTGCGAGTCGGACGACTATTACGACCTCGCCAGCGTGTACCTTCAGCGGCGCCAGGCACGCCAACACAGCGACGGCGAGTCCATCGCTTACGCAGGCTCCATCGACAGCGGCTACAAGAGCCTCTGCCCGACGCCCGAGATACCGGACTACGAGGCAGAAGCGAAGCCCGTCGGGAAGAGACTGGCTGCTGCTACAGAGGGGAGCCACAAGCCGACTCAGGAAGAGCTGGACGCTGACCTCGACCACCTGATGCAGCTGCGCCAATCCCTGCTGACGGCCATCGCCCGTTGCGAGTCGCCGGTGAGCCCCAAGAGCCCCCGAGTTGGCTCGGCGGGCGACAAGACGGTGAGGTTCAGCACCGAGAAGCTGACCTCGGCGCCATCGTGCAAGGCACCCGGAACCCGGGCCAAACCCATCCTCAAGGACCCGCTGTGCGCCAATCTGCGCGCCAGTCTCGAGCGCCCCGATAGCGGCGGAACGCTGGAAGAGGAGATCGACAGCCTCCTCTGCGGTGGCAAGCCTGACTACTACGACCTCGACGCCCGCTTCCCGCCGTCCACGTACGTCACCATGGTCGAGGACAAGTATCGATCCAACGCCGGCTACAGTGTAGCCAAGGTGAAGTGCTTGAAAG ACAAGTGTCAGGAGTCCTCCAAAGACCACAACCACGCAACGTTGACAGGGGAGCCCAGCCGCCGGTCGCAGAGCCACGgcaggcagcagctgcagcagccggTGGCCTTGCCGCAGGCGTTGGGCGCACATCACCCTCCCGCGGCCACGGAGCAAGCTGCTGTCCGGGTCGTCTCAACGGAGACTGCTCTCCCCCCTGTGCCTACGCCGCGGTGCTCGGCACCTCAGCCGGCAACCGGAGCCCTGAGCGCGAAGCCCAGTTCTCCCAAGCCCACGCTGATGCGCTCAGCCAAATCACGCTTCAACGAGGTGGCCAAGTGCATGCTCGAGATAATCGAGGACTTGCAGCACAAAAAGCTGCTCGAGCCTCGGCCCAGCAAGGCTGCTCCCGTGCCTTGCAAGCAGCCCGCGGTCGCCGCAGCCCCCCAGCAGCCGCTTCGGGACACCCACATCGGCGGCGGCTCCAAGCCAGCAGGCCAGAGCCAGCAGAGGCCCCTCTCGGATTCCGAGTACCACGTCTACGAGGAGGTGCTGTACGACTTCGTCAGCGCTGCCGGAAGCGTCGTGTCGGACCTGCCGCGGCCACCGCCTCCGCTGCCGGCGAGGCCCAGCGAACCGGGACACCGGCCCAAGCAGAGGAGCAACCTGTACTCGCTGGTGCGCAACCAGGAGGAGAGGCGCAACATATCCAAGTCTCTGGAGCAGGAGTGGACCGGGGACAGAGCGCGGCTGGAGGACGAGTACGGTTTCCGCTCCGTGACCAACTCGTAA